From the genome of Abyssicoccus albus, one region includes:
- the thiI gene encoding tRNA uracil 4-sulfurtransferase ThiI, giving the protein MKSNRILVRYGELTLKQGNRKEFVRQLKKNVQYALSSFNDIYIQATRDRMYIKFEVLSSEDIENMINRLSGIPGIQSVSPCLKIELEEENTLTSHIQAIAKSIDQPNTTFKVSVKRALKSYTMDTFEMQSHYGGVALNATEHLTVNVKSPDETIYIEVRKDGFFVYQRIIQGAGGLPVGSAGKTLLMLSGGIDSPVAGIEVMRRGVTTEAIHFFSPPFTSEDSKQKVIDLCHELSKITGEYTMYIVYFTNIQKAILKEIPDNISMTITRRMMLRLAEQLSDQIGAKAIVNGENLGQVASQTLDSMYVINDVTSMPILRPLLTMDKDEIIERAKKHNTFDISTRPFEDCCTVFAPKSPKTKPKLEAVQKFEEKLNIEQLIVESFNKTEVVSIKAGTVNVSQLNEQKDESSIDENVGGLKNKKNSFEELF; this is encoded by the coding sequence ATTAAATCGAATCGCATACTTGTCAGATACGGTGAGTTAACTTTAAAGCAAGGCAATCGTAAAGAGTTTGTAAGGCAATTGAAGAAAAACGTTCAATACGCCTTATCATCATTTAATGATATATATATACAAGCAACAAGAGATCGAATGTATATTAAGTTTGAAGTGCTTTCAAGTGAAGATATCGAAAATATGATTAATCGCTTAAGTGGTATCCCCGGAATACAAAGCGTGTCACCTTGTTTAAAAATTGAGTTGGAAGAAGAAAATACATTAACTTCTCATATTCAAGCAATTGCAAAATCAATAGATCAACCGAATACAACGTTTAAAGTGAGTGTCAAAAGAGCATTAAAATCATACACGATGGATACATTTGAGATGCAATCACATTATGGTGGTGTTGCGTTAAATGCGACAGAACATTTAACGGTTAATGTAAAATCACCCGATGAAACGATATATATAGAAGTTCGTAAAGACGGATTTTTTGTATACCAAAGAATTATTCAAGGCGCTGGAGGGCTTCCTGTTGGTTCTGCGGGTAAAACATTACTCATGTTATCGGGTGGTATTGATTCCCCAGTGGCTGGTATTGAAGTCATGAGAAGAGGTGTTACAACGGAAGCAATTCATTTCTTTTCACCACCATTTACGAGTGAAGATTCTAAACAAAAGGTGATCGACCTATGTCATGAATTATCGAAGATTACAGGTGAATACACAATGTATATTGTCTATTTTACAAATATTCAAAAGGCAATTTTAAAGGAGATTCCAGATAATATATCGATGACTATTACGCGAAGAATGATGCTTAGATTGGCAGAACAATTAAGTGATCAAATTGGTGCGAAAGCTATTGTAAACGGTGAGAACTTAGGACAAGTTGCTTCTCAAACGTTGGATTCAATGTATGTGATTAATGATGTTACATCGATGCCAATTTTACGACCTTTACTGACGATGGATAAAGATGAGATTATAGAACGAGCTAAAAAACATAATACATTTGATATCTCAACAAGACCATTTGAAGATTGTTGTACTGTATTTGCACCGAAATCACCAAAGACAAAACCGAAATTGGAAGCTGTTCAAAAGTTTGAAGAAAAATTAAATATTGAACAATTGATTGTGGAATCCTTTAATAAAACTGAAGTTGTTTCAATCAAAGCAGGTACGGTCAATGTGTCTCAATTAAATGAACAAAAAGATGAATCATCAATTGATGAAAATGTGGGGGGTTTAAAAAACAAGAAAAATTCATTTGAGGAGCTGTTCTAA
- a CDS encoding class I SAM-dependent methyltransferase, producing MVNESSEIEKLFTEIVEMTEKTKEENGLSIIENLSLTLEQLYRHQLERLKSIDLSTKRKAFQFAYLKLIKDEQIQANHQLTPDSIGLIMGYLIEQLMKNQSLKLLELGSGTGHLTATIEQQLTATNTEVAYQLVEVDPALSTLSVHLSNYLQVPFDVFMQDALEDLRIHTTPNAIISDMPIGYYPNDAVSDTYDLAFEEGMSYSHILFIEQAIRTVEDGGYLLFTLPSNLIVEQKPLLNYIHQFTYVQSILQLPKTWFKDDASRKSILILQKKSEHVKKPGEVLLGEVPDVNNPQQVQRFLNDINEWIKRHKNI from the coding sequence ATGGTGAATGAATCATCTGAAATTGAAAAGTTATTTACAGAAATCGTTGAAATGACAGAGAAGACGAAGGAAGAGAATGGACTTTCTATTATTGAGAATTTAAGTTTAACATTGGAACAATTGTATCGACATCAACTTGAGCGTCTTAAATCAATAGATCTGTCGACAAAACGTAAAGCGTTTCAATTTGCATACTTGAAACTCATTAAAGATGAACAAATACAAGCGAATCATCAATTAACACCAGACTCAATAGGGCTTATTATGGGATATTTAATCGAGCAATTAATGAAAAATCAATCGTTGAAATTGCTTGAATTAGGCAGTGGAACAGGTCACTTAACGGCAACAATAGAGCAACAATTAACCGCTACAAATACTGAAGTTGCTTATCAACTTGTAGAAGTAGACCCTGCATTATCAACGTTAAGTGTCCATCTTTCAAACTATTTACAAGTACCATTTGACGTCTTTATGCAAGACGCTTTAGAAGATCTTCGAATTCATACGACGCCGAATGCAATCATAAGTGATATGCCTATTGGATATTATCCGAATGATGCGGTCAGCGACACGTATGACTTAGCGTTTGAAGAAGGGATGAGCTACAGTCATATTTTATTTATAGAGCAAGCCATTCGAACAGTTGAAGATGGTGGTTATTTATTATTTACATTACCTTCAAATTTAATCGTTGAACAAAAACCACTGTTAAATTATATTCACCAGTTCACGTATGTACAAAGTATTCTTCAATTACCTAAAACATGGTTTAAAGATGATGCATCTAGAAAGAGTATTCTTATTTTACAAAAGAAAAGTGAACACGTTAAGAAGCCTGGGGAAGTGTTGTTGGGTGAAGTACCGGATGTAAATAATCCACAACAAGTGCAACGATTCTTAAATGATATTAATGAATGGATTAAGCGTCATAAAAATATATAA
- a CDS encoding universal stress protein — protein sequence MLSYKNILIAVDGSKEAEWAFTKAVEVAKRNDATLHITNVIDTRSFASIEAYDRSISKRATAFAEKLLEGYDKLATERGVNSIETHVEFGSPKALISKEIANKVGADLIMCGATGLNAMERFIIGSVSEAIVRNAKVDVLVIRTETLPDDFEVEVATDEFIKEHAI from the coding sequence ATGTTAAGTTATAAGAACATCTTAATCGCAGTGGACGGGTCAAAAGAAGCAGAATGGGCATTTACAAAAGCAGTAGAAGTAGCCAAAAGAAATGATGCAACATTGCACATCACAAACGTGATCGATACTCGCTCATTTGCAAGTATTGAAGCATATGATCGTTCAATCAGTAAACGTGCAACGGCATTTGCAGAGAAATTATTAGAAGGATATGACAAATTAGCTACTGAAAGAGGCGTGAATAGTATTGAAACGCACGTTGAATTCGGTTCACCTAAAGCGTTAATTTCTAAAGAAATTGCGAATAAAGTGGGAGCAGATTTAATTATGTGTGGTGCTACAGGATTAAATGCGATGGAAAGATTTATTATCGGTTCTGTTTCTGAAGCGATTGTAAGAAATGCTAAAGTAGATGTACTCGTAATACGTACTGAGACCTTACCGGATGACTTCGAAGTTGAAGTAGCGACTGATGAATTTATTAAAGAACATGCGATTTAA
- a CDS encoding MFS transporter, whose protein sequence is MTEQHTSIFKNKTYMLLLLAGIFAVTGFSMFLTTTSWYVIRTLGMPEMLGLVLIVVTVPRLVMMIYGGVLADNYKKSTIMFGTNITQAVLLALITIFIFTDIMTLGWFLVLAGLFGMLDAFFGPASTSMIPKIVERRQLQKANAYFQGVDQISFLLGPMLAGVIMEFGSVTMSFMVGFILVILSAVFVFPPLIKEGPVENTVKQTPLQNFTEGFNYVRKSNFLIIGIIVLVTLNFFVFGTLHIAVPFLTDLYGGTPINLSIMEMSLSLGMLIGTVVLGSYYIKRKGAVAIYGLLVTLIIYIVFSFVESLSVLPVLLFFIGLAMSFVFIPFFTATQEITENRMMGRVMSLIFLAMNGFDPIAYAIVGILTSIGISIQLVLLGFGIIGLIITLTVLIKAKEFRKLET, encoded by the coding sequence ATGACTGAACAACACACTTCAATATTTAAAAATAAAACATACATGCTGCTGCTCCTTGCCGGGATATTCGCGGTGACGGGATTCAGCATGTTCCTGACCACGACGTCCTGGTACGTCATCAGAACACTCGGCATGCCGGAGATGCTCGGGCTGGTACTGATTGTGGTCACTGTACCCAGGCTTGTGATGATGATCTACGGCGGCGTGCTTGCAGATAATTATAAAAAATCGACGATCATGTTCGGTACGAACATTACCCAGGCAGTGCTGCTTGCGCTCATTACGATATTCATATTCACCGATATCATGACGCTCGGCTGGTTCCTGGTACTCGCAGGGCTGTTCGGTATGCTCGATGCATTTTTCGGACCGGCGAGTACATCGATGATTCCGAAAATTGTCGAACGAAGACAGCTGCAGAAGGCGAATGCCTATTTCCAGGGCGTGGATCAGATTTCATTTCTACTCGGACCCATGCTTGCAGGCGTGATCATGGAATTCGGTTCCGTGACGATGAGTTTTATGGTCGGCTTCATACTGGTCATCCTGTCTGCGGTCTTCGTTTTCCCGCCGCTCATCAAGGAAGGGCCGGTTGAAAATACGGTCAAACAGACGCCGCTGCAGAATTTCACAGAAGGCTTCAACTACGTCAGGAAATCCAACTTTCTGATCATCGGCATCATCGTGCTCGTGACACTGAACTTTTTCGTCTTCGGCACACTGCACATTGCGGTACCGTTTTTAACGGACCTGTACGGTGGGACGCCGATCAATTTAAGTATCATGGAAATGAGTCTGAGTCTCGGCATGCTGATTGGAACAGTCGTGCTCGGCAGCTATTACATTAAAAGAAAAGGGGCAGTGGCGATATACGGACTGCTTGTTACGCTGATCATCTATATCGTCTTCAGCTTTGTAGAAAGTCTGTCAGTGCTCCCGGTACTGCTGTTCTTCATCGGACTCGCGATGTCGTTCGTCTTCATCCCGTTCTTCACCGCAACACAGGAGATAACAGAAAACAGAATGATGGGCCGGGTCATGAGCCTGATATTTTTAGCTATGAACGGCTTCGATCCGATCGCCTATGCCATTGTCGGCATACTGACATCCATCGGCATTTCCATTCAGCTTGTACTGCTCGGCTTCGGAATTATCGGACTGATCATCACTTTGACCGTCCTGATCAAAGCAAAAGAATTCAGAAAACTGGAGACGTAA
- a CDS encoding TetR/AcrR family transcriptional regulator: protein MSTKEKILNVSKLQFAAYGYEATTMSMIAEEVGIKKPSLYSHYSSKAAIFKDVLDAEFDEYLSFVKEILNNKNQSAVEKLSALYVAHLPGAGEDDADNDFYYRFVKHQPAGLEEYTLGKYRESEKKQFEIFNDVVNDGKAEGEIDSSLSSLQIYETYFLIIDGIDSMRGLYDLEYIRKSSENVWQVFYRGIKP from the coding sequence TTGAGTACGAAAGAGAAAATATTAAATGTGAGTAAATTACAGTTTGCAGCGTACGGATATGAAGCGACGACGATGTCCATGATTGCAGAAGAAGTCGGCATCAAGAAGCCGTCCCTGTACTCCCACTACTCCAGCAAGGCAGCCATCTTCAAAGACGTGCTGGACGCAGAGTTTGATGAGTACCTGTCATTTGTCAAAGAGATTTTAAACAATAAAAACCAGTCCGCCGTCGAGAAGCTCTCTGCACTTTACGTCGCACATCTGCCAGGGGCGGGGGAAGATGACGCGGACAATGACTTTTATTACCGTTTCGTAAAACATCAGCCGGCCGGACTGGAAGAATACACTTTAGGCAAGTACAGGGAATCGGAAAAGAAGCAGTTTGAAATTTTTAACGATGTGGTAAATGACGGGAAGGCGGAAGGGGAGATAGACTCTTCGCTATCCAGCCTGCAGATCTATGAAACATACTTCCTGATCATAGACGGCATCGACTCGATGAGGGGGTTATACGACCTTGAATATATCCGGAAAAGCAGTGAAAATGTCTGGCAAGTTTTCTACCGGGGAATAAAACCTTAA
- a CDS encoding sulfite exporter TauE/SafE family protein: protein MTIDWIDVSILIVFGFLAAFIDSVVGGGGLISIPALIATGLPPTTVLGTNKLASSFGALMSAINFLRAKQVDFKYVMKLFPFACIASPIGVLVAYQLPADILKPLMLIVLSVVAIYTLFKKDFEQTKVKPNRMMVYILTVILVFIAFYDGLFGGGTGTFLIFTLLMLGQSFLRAAGNAKVLNFASNISALVFFIILGEVNFIYGLIMAASMVVGSYVGSRLAILKGSSYVRILFIIVTFSLIIKGAYDYFVV, encoded by the coding sequence ATGACGATTGACTGGATTGACGTAAGTATATTAATTGTTTTTGGCTTTTTAGCAGCGTTTATTGATTCAGTTGTTGGCGGTGGTGGATTGATTTCGATTCCTGCACTCATTGCAACAGGTTTACCACCAACAACAGTACTCGGTACGAATAAACTAGCGAGTAGCTTCGGTGCTCTAATGAGTGCGATTAACTTCTTACGTGCAAAGCAGGTAGATTTTAAGTATGTGATGAAGTTATTTCCCTTTGCTTGCATTGCAAGTCCAATCGGAGTGTTAGTGGCGTATCAATTACCCGCTGACATACTCAAACCACTCATGTTAATTGTATTGAGTGTTGTGGCTATATACACACTATTTAAGAAAGATTTCGAACAAACTAAAGTGAAGCCTAATAGAATGATGGTCTATATATTAACTGTCATATTAGTTTTCATTGCGTTTTATGATGGACTATTTGGTGGTGGAACAGGTACATTTTTGATTTTCACATTGCTCATGTTAGGTCAAAGCTTTTTAAGAGCAGCAGGGAATGCAAAAGTTTTAAACTTTGCGAGTAATATTAGTGCGTTAGTCTTCTTTATCATTCTTGGTGAAGTGAATTTTATCTATGGTTTGATTATGGCCGCATCAATGGTCGTAGGGTCATATGTTGGAAGTCGTCTTGCAATATTAAAAGGAAGCTCATATGTCCGCATATTGTTTATTATTGTGACTTTTAGTTTAATTATTAAAGGCGCTTACGATTATTTTGTTGTTTAA
- a CDS encoding acetate/propionate family kinase: protein MKKIIAINSGSSSFKFQLFEMPSEKVITKGLVERIGMDNGIFTIVVNGQKHKEILEIPSHKEAIEMMLEKFKEYNIIDSIDEIDGSGHRVVHGGELFPESALVDQKVIDDIDSLKELAPLHNPANLTGIIAFQQLMPNKPHVAVFDTSFHQSMPESSYLYSLPYDYYKDYGIRKYGFHGTSHKYVTHRAATLLERPVEQLRLITCHLGNGASIAAVKGGKSIDTSMGFTPLAGVTMGTRTGNLDPALIPYLMEKTGKTAEEVIDVFNNESGLLGVSGFSSDLRDIEEEAEKSNPRAELALEVFANRIHKYIGSYATRMNGLDAIIFTAGIGENSDVVRAKVLQGLEFMGVYFDEKLNNVRGEEQFLNHPHSPVKVIVIPTNEEVMIARDVMKYGIEA, encoded by the coding sequence ATGAAAAAAATTATTGCAATCAACTCAGGATCATCAAGCTTTAAATTTCAACTTTTCGAAATGCCATCTGAAAAAGTGATTACGAAAGGTTTAGTAGAAAGAATTGGAATGGACAATGGAATCTTCACAATTGTCGTAAATGGTCAAAAACATAAAGAAATTTTAGAAATCCCTTCTCATAAAGAAGCGATTGAAATGATGTTAGAGAAATTTAAGGAATATAATATTATTGATTCAATTGATGAAATTGATGGATCAGGACACCGTGTCGTTCATGGTGGAGAACTTTTCCCAGAATCAGCGCTCGTTGACCAAAAAGTGATTGATGATATTGATAGCTTGAAAGAGTTAGCACCGTTACACAATCCAGCAAACTTAACAGGGATTATTGCATTCCAACAGTTAATGCCGAATAAACCACATGTTGCTGTATTTGATACTTCATTCCACCAATCTATGCCAGAGAGTTCTTATTTGTATAGTTTGCCGTATGATTATTATAAAGACTATGGTATTCGTAAATATGGATTCCACGGAACAAGTCATAAGTACGTGACACATAGAGCAGCAACATTATTAGAACGACCAGTAGAACAGTTAAGGTTGATTACATGTCACTTAGGAAATGGTGCAAGTATCGCAGCGGTTAAAGGTGGCAAATCGATTGATACATCTATGGGATTCACACCACTTGCAGGGGTAACAATGGGTACAAGAACAGGAAACCTAGACCCAGCATTGATTCCATATTTAATGGAGAAGACAGGTAAGACAGCTGAAGAGGTTATTGATGTCTTCAATAATGAGTCAGGATTACTTGGAGTATCTGGGTTCTCAAGTGACTTACGTGATATCGAAGAAGAAGCTGAGAAATCAAATCCAAGAGCAGAACTAGCGTTAGAAGTTTTTGCGAACCGTATTCATAAGTACATTGGAAGTTACGCGACAAGAATGAATGGTTTAGATGCGATTATTTTTACAGCAGGTATCGGTGAGAACTCTGATGTAGTTCGCGCTAAAGTATTGCAAGGACTTGAATTTATGGGTGTGTATTTTGATGAAAAATTGAACAATGTTCGTGGTGAGGAACAATTTTTAAATCATCCACATTCACCGGTTAAAGTTATCGTTATTCCAACGAATGAAGAGGTTATGATTGCAAGAGATGTTATGAAATATGGTATTGAGGCATAA
- the ald gene encoding alanine dehydrogenase has product MIIGVPKEIKNNENRVALTPGGVHALIEAGHSVKVETNAGIGSYFNDEDYTAVGATIASSQEEAWDSDMVMKVKEPLKEEYGFFKEGLILFTYLHLAAEKVLTEALVQNKVTAIAYETVQLPDRSLPLLTPMSEVAGRMSAQIGAQFLQRTHGGKGILLGGAPGVTKGKVTVIGGGVAGTEATRIALGFEADVTVIDLNPARLRQLQDIFGARIQTLMSTPLNIAEAVKNSDLVIGAVLIPGAKAPKLVTEEMIKEMDAGGVVIDIAIDQGGIFETTDKITTHDDPTYVKHDIVHYAVANMPGAVPRTSTIALNNATIPFALQIANKGYKKACLENESLLKGINVLDGKVTFEAVAKDQGLEYHDALSLLK; this is encoded by the coding sequence ATGATTATAGGGGTACCTAAAGAAATCAAAAATAATGAAAACCGCGTGGCGTTAACACCTGGTGGTGTTCATGCTTTAATTGAAGCGGGTCATTCAGTAAAAGTAGAGACAAATGCGGGGATCGGTTCATATTTTAATGATGAAGATTATACTGCTGTAGGTGCTACAATCGCATCATCTCAAGAAGAAGCTTGGGATTCGGATATGGTTATGAAAGTTAAAGAACCGTTGAAAGAAGAGTATGGTTTCTTTAAAGAAGGATTAATTTTATTTACATATTTACATTTAGCTGCTGAGAAGGTGTTGACTGAAGCACTTGTTCAGAATAAAGTAACAGCGATTGCATATGAAACAGTTCAACTTCCAGATCGCTCATTACCATTATTAACCCCTATGAGTGAAGTCGCAGGTCGTATGTCAGCACAAATCGGTGCTCAATTTCTACAACGTACTCACGGTGGTAAAGGAATTTTATTAGGTGGAGCACCTGGTGTGACGAAAGGTAAAGTTACAGTAATTGGTGGAGGTGTTGCGGGTACAGAAGCAACTCGAATTGCACTTGGATTTGAAGCAGATGTGACAGTCATTGATTTAAATCCAGCAAGATTACGTCAATTACAAGATATATTTGGCGCACGTATTCAAACACTTATGTCTACACCATTGAATATTGCCGAAGCTGTTAAGAATAGTGACTTAGTCATCGGAGCTGTATTAATTCCGGGAGCTAAAGCGCCTAAACTTGTTACCGAAGAGATGATTAAGGAGATGGACGCAGGTGGTGTTGTGATTGATATCGCAATCGATCAAGGTGGTATCTTTGAAACAACTGATAAGATTACAACGCATGATGATCCAACATATGTAAAACATGATATCGTTCACTATGCAGTTGCAAATATGCCAGGTGCAGTGCCCAGAACATCTACGATTGCTTTAAATAATGCGACAATTCCATTTGCATTACAAATTGCAAATAAAGGGTATAAAAAGGCATGTTTAGAAAATGAATCATTGCTTAAAGGAATCAACGTACTTGACGGAAAAGTAACGTTTGAAGCGGTTGCTAAAGATCAAGGTTTAGAATATCACGACGCTCTATCATTATTAAAATAA
- a CDS encoding NAD kinase, whose amino-acid sequence MTETEHTVFIFSSNDELMDSHRQQVKSIVEEVGYTVTSKSQNADLIISIGGDGAFLQAARKTSFNSNAIYIGISTSNDKYLYVDFNINDLLTFKSAIMAPSFDVRKYPVLEVKINDEMVYYCLNELSIRSSIIKTIKMNIVIDDLYFERFNGDGLIISTPTGSTGYSKSLQGAVIDPKLRAFQLTELASVNNNNFRTIGSPMLFNEDRVLTLKMNKGEKFYPIIGLDNEALSVRNIDQIKAKLSSKSIQTLRLNDNSFFQKLQRNFL is encoded by the coding sequence ATGACTGAAACAGAGCACACTGTATTTATCTTTTCGTCCAATGATGAACTTATGGATAGCCACAGACAACAAGTCAAATCAATCGTTGAAGAAGTAGGTTATACCGTCACTTCGAAATCACAAAATGCTGATTTAATCATTAGTATTGGTGGAGATGGTGCATTTCTTCAAGCTGCTCGAAAAACATCTTTTAATTCCAATGCGATATACATAGGGATTAGTACTTCAAATGATAAATATTTGTATGTCGACTTCAACATTAATGACTTATTAACATTTAAGTCTGCAATTATGGCACCTTCTTTTGATGTACGCAAGTATCCAGTACTTGAAGTTAAAATTAATGATGAGATGGTCTATTATTGCTTAAATGAATTGTCAATACGCTCTAGTATCATTAAAACAATTAAGATGAATATTGTAATCGATGATTTATACTTTGAAAGATTCAATGGAGATGGATTAATTATATCTACACCTACTGGTTCAACAGGTTACTCTAAATCTTTACAAGGTGCTGTCATTGACCCTAAACTTAGAGCATTTCAATTAACAGAACTCGCAAGTGTTAATAATAACAACTTTAGAACCATAGGTTCTCCGATGTTATTCAATGAAGACCGTGTACTAACGCTTAAAATGAATAAAGGTGAGAAATTCTATCCAATTATCGGTCTTGATAATGAAGCGTTAAGTGTTCGCAATATTGATCAAATTAAAGCAAAGCTTTCTTCTAAATCTATACAAACCTTGCGGTTAAATGATAATTCATTTTTCCAAAAATTGCAGCGTAACTTCTTATAA
- a CDS encoding MFS transporter, which produces MDIKQLRYFDAIVKHGKISWAANAFYFVENRIKQPFIDFSIFSNKAYIGTVIANFLMNTTVGSIALFNIYTQSELDLTPFEAGLITLPYVVLILFTIRVGEKSIEKYGPKRAIVISPVILAVGVLLLSLTFLGDTAYIISSLIGFALFGIGIGFFATPALDTAVSTTPPEKVGVASAIFKMASTLGAAFGLAIIISLYTALDGPMSIAGAAMVAFGLNVLAIIVAFLCAKFVIPDRAME; this is translated from the coding sequence ATGGACATCAAACAATTACGCTACTTTGACGCAATCGTAAAGCACGGGAAAATAAGCTGGGCAGCCAACGCATTCTACTTTGTGGAAAATCGGATTAAACAGCCGTTTATCGACTTTTCCATATTTTCCAATAAAGCATATATCGGAACTGTCATCGCAAACTTTCTGATGAATACGACAGTCGGTTCCATTGCGCTGTTCAACATCTACACGCAGTCTGAACTTGATTTGACACCGTTCGAGGCCGGTCTGATCACACTGCCATATGTCGTGTTGATACTGTTTACAATCCGTGTCGGCGAGAAGAGCATTGAGAAATACGGCCCCAAACGTGCGATTGTCATTTCACCTGTAATACTTGCAGTGGGTGTCTTGCTGTTATCATTGACTTTCCTCGGGGACACAGCATACATCATCAGCTCTCTGATCGGATTCGCATTATTCGGCATCGGAATCGGTTTTTTTGCGACACCGGCGCTGGATACCGCAGTGTCTACAACACCGCCTGAAAAAGTCGGCGTGGCATCTGCGATATTCAAGATGGCATCCACATTGGGTGCGGCGTTCGGTCTTGCAATCATCATTTCATTGTACACGGCACTAGACGGTCCGATGTCGATTGCGGGAGCCGCGATGGTTGCGTTCGGTCTGAACGTCCTTGCCATCATCGTCGCCTTCCTATGTGCGAAGTTCGTCATACCGGACCGCGCGATGGAGTAA
- a CDS encoding IS1182 family transposase, with amino-acid sequence MTIIRQESFFSIQELYDMAPTQKYAAIIAGIDLDMIYHAVMKQSRFGAPESVNHPATITAYLIRFVERIPTIKDLVRRLKNDIAFRMDCGFRVDDPVPSEATFSRLTTKLSDTDILEQAQASVIRQATDEGFISDGTVAIDATHVEARDQAPTEKATKPKPAPKKRGRKSKDERDQWLKAEAEKAANLPLYEKPIAAQLDAPLGDLRDDVPQDPKWGIKKNSEGKNVFWYGYKAHLAVGAASQYILQSLFSGGQLNDGKAAIPLLKGLEERLSLPNLRYQTMDAGYDYTPIYTQVHQMGQQSVIAYNRRNEPEPDGFNQHFAPTCVREHAYRYDSFDTQYETLKYTQPKECKDCPLVNEGVCQKVWKIKITKDLRRYTTPARGSKAWKTIFKRRTSVERVNAYLKEYFQLNNVRYRTGQRAKVHFDTVALIYNASKLAADRINAQLNAQNIA; translated from the coding sequence ATGACCATTATACGACAAGAAAGCTTTTTTAGCATTCAAGAATTATATGACATGGCACCCACCCAAAAGTATGCCGCCATCATTGCCGGCATTGATTTGGATATGATTTATCATGCCGTGATGAAGCAATCCCGGTTTGGTGCACCGGAATCCGTGAACCATCCGGCCACGATTACGGCGTATTTGATCCGTTTTGTCGAACGCATCCCGACCATCAAAGACCTGGTGCGCCGGTTGAAAAATGATATTGCGTTTAGAATGGATTGTGGATTCCGTGTCGATGACCCGGTCCCGTCCGAAGCCACATTTTCTCGTTTGACGACGAAATTGAGTGACACCGATATTTTGGAACAGGCCCAGGCATCTGTCATTCGTCAAGCGACCGATGAAGGATTTATCTCAGATGGTACGGTCGCCATCGATGCGACACACGTGGAAGCGCGAGATCAGGCACCCACTGAGAAGGCAACCAAACCGAAGCCAGCCCCTAAGAAACGCGGGCGTAAATCGAAAGATGAACGGGACCAATGGCTGAAAGCGGAAGCTGAAAAAGCTGCCAACCTGCCGCTGTATGAAAAACCCATCGCTGCCCAACTCGATGCCCCTTTGGGAGACTTACGTGATGATGTGCCCCAAGATCCAAAATGGGGCATCAAGAAAAATTCAGAAGGCAAAAATGTGTTCTGGTATGGCTACAAAGCGCATTTGGCGGTCGGTGCAGCCAGTCAGTATATTTTACAGTCCCTTTTTTCCGGAGGGCAGTTAAACGACGGGAAAGCCGCCATCCCGTTACTCAAAGGCTTAGAGGAACGATTGTCATTACCAAATCTGCGCTACCAGACCATGGATGCCGGTTATGACTATACACCGATTTACACCCAAGTCCATCAGATGGGTCAGCAGTCTGTGATTGCCTACAATCGACGGAATGAGCCTGAACCCGATGGTTTCAATCAGCATTTTGCACCGACCTGTGTGCGTGAACATGCCTATCGTTATGACAGCTTTGACACACAGTATGAGACCTTAAAATATACACAGCCGAAAGAATGTAAAGACTGTCCACTAGTGAATGAAGGTGTCTGTCAAAAGGTATGGAAGATCAAAATCACCAAAGATCTCAGGCGGTACACCACCCCGGCCAGAGGCTCCAAAGCATGGAAAACGATTTTTAAACGCCGCACCTCTGTTGAACGGGTCAATGCGTATCTCAAAGAATATTTCCAGCTTAATAACGTCAGATATCGCACAGGTCAACGGGCGAAAGTCCATTTTGATACAGTCGCTCTGATTTATAATGCATCCAAACTCGCCGCCGACCGTATCAATGCACAACTGAATGCTCAAAATATCGCATGA